The following proteins are co-located in the Micromonospora viridifaciens genome:
- the rplS gene encoding 50S ribosomal protein L19 → MNILDALDAQSKRVDIPDFRAGDTVKVHARVVEGNRSRVQIFQGVVIRRQGAGLRETFSVRKVSFGVGVERTYPVNSPAIDRIEVVTRGDVRRAKLYYLRELRGKKAKIKELREKQPAS, encoded by the coding sequence ATGAACATCCTGGACGCCCTTGACGCCCAGTCGAAGCGCGTTGACATCCCCGACTTCCGTGCCGGTGACACCGTCAAGGTGCACGCGCGGGTCGTCGAGGGCAACCGGTCCCGGGTCCAGATCTTCCAGGGCGTCGTCATCCGCCGCCAGGGTGCCGGCCTGCGCGAGACCTTCTCGGTCCGCAAGGTCAGCTTCGGCGTGGGTGTCGAGCGGACCTACCCGGTGAACAGCCCGGCCATCGACCGGATCGAGGTCGTGACCCGCGGTGACGTGCGGCGCGCCAAGCTCTACTACCTGCGCGAGCTGCGCGGCAAGAAGGCCAAGATCAAGGAGCTGCGCGAGAAGCAGCCGGCGAGCTGA